CCCCGTGGCGGGGCTGGTACCAGTAGTCGTAGTTCATCTCCATGGCGCCGCGGTCGGCCTCCCAGTGGCCGTCGATGGAGAAGTCGTCCTGGTCGAGTTGGAGGAAGCCGCCGGGGAGTTCGCCGTCGGCGTTCCCGAGCATGCTGATGACGATCTTGCCCTCGGGCACGCAGTGGACCGTGTGCGGTGCCGAGAGGTCGTACTCGAACACCTCCTCGGGTTCGATCACGTGCTCGATCTCCGGGTTCCGTGGGTCGGCGGCGTCGAGGATGTGGATCCGCGAGGAGCGTTGCCCGGGGACGATCAGGTGGTCCCTGGTCAGCCCCTCGGCGTGACACGAGGACGAACAGGTGTTCCAGCCGAAGTGGTGGAGTTCGTCGCCCTTGTTCGGCATCTCGACGGTGTCGATCAACTCCGCGTACGTGTCGGAGGTCGGGTCGACGTCGACGACGCCGACGAAGTCCGGGCCGTCCACGTCCATCCCGACGCGCAGCGACATGACGAAGGCAGTCTTCTCGCGTTCGGATTCGGTACGCATCGCCGCAGGCGTCGGATAGCCGGGGCCCGATACCTCTTCGTGCTCGTGGCCGTGTGCGTCGGTCGATTGGTCGTGGTCGTCCGTACTCATGGATACATTGACACGTTTAGATTTATCACCAATAACTGTGTAGGTTGGTTTGCCTCGATTACGAGAGGGTGTGGGGCGTATCACGTCGTTAACCGGGAATGAGAACCGAGAGTTATTCCAGATCATCCGGCCAACGGGCGTCGAATTCGTACTCCTCGGCCCAGTTGATATCTCGGTTCCACTGCTCAGGTGCTGCAACTCGGAGTGAGATCGCCGTGTTGTACTCGTCTCGACGGACGAGATGGAGCGTATCGAGTTCCGTCGAGTACACGAGTACGAGATCGATCGCGTCCGGACCTGCGACCGCACACTTCGGATCGAATCGAATTCTTCCCCCATTTATCGTACCATGCTCGACTGCTGTCCTGTATCTGGTACCGTCGTCTGCTTCGAGGAGCAACTGATACGTCTCTCGTGTGACTGGCTTGTGAATCGTGATTCCTCGTTCCTCGAGCATGTCGACAACCGTCGAGACATCGTCCGACGAACCGGTAGTTTCGTCCGGCGGCCAATTCCGATCGAATTCGTACACGTCCGCCCAGTTGATGTTCCTGTGACGTTGCGACGGTTCCGCAGTTCTGAGGAACATATTCGAGCCGACTTCCTCCTCCGGAACGAGGTACATCGATCCGAGTTCGTGACAGTATACGGCGAAGAAGTCTACGTCGCCGTCGTACGATTTGTACGTGTTTCCACTCGCGTTCGTATGCTGTGAAACCCCACGGAAGTTGATTCCGTCGTCGCGGTAGGAGCCAGTTTTCACCTGTAGTGTCCAGAATTTCTGGTTCGCCTCAACGACGAGGTCGTACCGCTCGTTGTCACCGATGGGTTTCGAGACGGATATGCCACGCCGCTTCAACTCCGCGACGACAACGACTTCCGTGTAATCCCCCTTCCGATGGCTCGGCATCTCATCCAACGAGTCCATAGGCTCGTTGGGGCGCTAACGTATTTGAACTCTCGTCGGGCGTGAAAACTGAGTGGGACCGCCCGGATTCGAACCGGGGTCACTGGCACCCAAGGCCAGGAGTATACCACTAACCCACGGTCCCGCGACTACGAATCACCCCTGGCCGAACTAAACCGTTCCGTTCGCGCCCGCGGCGCGAGACACCCTACATCCCCAGGCCGAACACGATGGGGATGCCGAGCGTCGTCACGACCGCAAACACCGCCTGCAGCGGCGCGCCGACGCGCACGTAGTCGGTGAAGCGGTAGCCGCCCGGGCCGTACACGAACAGGTTCGTCTGGTAGCCGACGGGCGTCATGAACGCCGTCGACGCCGCGAACGTCACCGCCATCGCGAACGCCAGCGGGTTCGCCCCGAGCGTCGCTGCCACCTGGAGCGCGACCGGGATCATGAGCACGACGCTGGCGTTGTTGGAGATGACGTTCGTGAGCAGCGCCGTCACGACGTAGAACGCCCCGAGCAGCGCCAACGGCGGGAGCACGACCGACCCCGCGACGACGGCGTTTGCGAGGAGTTCTGCGGCGCCGGAGGTCTGCATCGCGATGCCCAGTGGGATGACGCCCGCGAGCAGGAAGATCACGTCCCACTCGACGGCGTCGTACACCTCGCCGGGCTTGAGACAGCCCGTCACCACCATCGCGAGCGAACCCGCGAGCGCCGACACGACGATGGGGACGAGGTCGGCGGCGGCGAGGCCGATGGCGAGCGCGACGATGGCGACGGCGACGCCCGTCTTCGAGCGCCGGTAGTCGTGGCGTT
The DNA window shown above is from Halobaculum marinum and carries:
- a CDS encoding group I intron-associated PD-(D/E)XK endonuclease, whose amino-acid sequence is MDSLDEMPSHRKGDYTEVVVVAELKRRGISVSKPIGDNERYDLVVEANQKFWTLQVKTGSYRDDGINFRGVSQHTNASGNTYKSYDGDVDFFAVYCHELGSMYLVPEEEVGSNMFLRTAEPSQRHRNINWADVYEFDRNWPPDETTGSSDDVSTVVDMLEERGITIHKPVTRETYQLLLEADDGTRYRTAVEHGTINGGRIRFDPKCAVAGPDAIDLVLVYSTELDTLHLVRRDEYNTAISLRVAAPEQWNRDINWAEEYEFDARWPDDLE